A genomic stretch from Candidatus Latescibacterota bacterium includes:
- a CDS encoding sulfite exporter TauE/SafE family protein encodes MLTLLADSCCSPTLMPAVRSFDPWLLLGTGLTISLGHCIGMCGPLVGAVAVAESERGGGLGRLLPAFLVYHLGRIGAYGLIGFALGLVGSATQLAGQGQWLRGGLSLAVGLAMALLGLGLAGWLPTRRWVESARLARAVTSGFRGLLRRRGPGRRLLLGVANGFLPCGPVYAVALGSMAAAGPWRGAAAMLLFGAGTLPVLLALGLGAGRLSPRLQARFNRLSALLVLLIGVQLLLRGAAAFAWIPHLRWGEFVVY; translated from the coding sequence ATGCTGACCCTGCTCGCGGATTCCTGCTGCAGCCCGACGCTCATGCCCGCGGTCCGCAGCTTCGATCCCTGGCTGCTCCTCGGCACCGGGCTGACGATCAGCCTCGGCCACTGCATCGGCATGTGCGGCCCGCTGGTGGGCGCGGTGGCCGTGGCCGAGAGCGAGCGCGGCGGCGGCCTCGGCCGTCTGCTGCCGGCCTTTCTCGTCTACCACCTCGGACGCATCGGCGCCTACGGGCTGATCGGCTTCGCCCTCGGCCTGGTGGGCTCGGCGACGCAACTCGCGGGGCAGGGCCAGTGGCTGCGCGGCGGGCTGTCGCTGGCCGTGGGGCTCGCGATGGCGCTGCTGGGGCTGGGTCTCGCGGGCTGGCTGCCCACGCGGCGCTGGGTGGAGAGCGCGCGCCTGGCGAGGGCGGTGACGTCGGGCTTCCGTGGGCTCCTGCGGCGGCGGGGCCCGGGACGCCGCCTGCTCCTCGGCGTGGCCAACGGCTTCCTGCCCTGCGGGCCGGTCTACGCGGTGGCGCTGGGCTCCATGGCCGCGGCCGGACCCTGGCGCGGCGCGGCGGCGATGCTGCTCTTCGGGGCGGGCACCCTGCCCGTGCTGCTGGCCCTGGGGCTGGGCGCCGGCCGCCTGAGCCCGCGGCTGCAGGCCCGCTTCAACCGTCTCTCGGCGCTGCTGGTGCTGCTCATCGGCGTCCAGCTCCTGCTGCGCGGAGCCGCCGCGTTCGCGTGGATCCCCCATCTGCGCTGGGGCGAGTTCGTCGTCTACTAG
- a CDS encoding T9SS type A sorting domain-containing protein codes for MSGRYDGTEFNSIRYLSNSSGGLGSCPDGLARISYYGASAFPTLVWQGTNVLVGAGTDVIDGGPYDAIVQSMLPDATPWVVEITDFDLGVSPYVTTRIALEDDVADITGHVVHVCLIENDCLYSGDYEQDVLRDIVDDIAITIDGNGQEQTHTANFTLDPSWNTANMRIIAFLQRDSDKVILQSCNSVPTGPYAFRYYSLGERVVVDSGSHQFDEFALFNMGDSSDTYDLALDTSGMPGDWNAYFTDGVNNYTSLPVNLAAGARASFNVVVETGSSGGGAVALTIHSQGDGTDRQVKYSVITADTEILLVDDDGAESFESDYYGPALDTTGRSYAIWDRGSAALSAGILSNFSVVVWDVGFAFPTLDDADRAALGAYLDGGGALFISGQDVGWDSNDQGGAALVWYHDYLHANFVADDTNDYTIDGVAGDFITDGLDLVIQGGDGANNQDYPDAIAPRDAAAHTILTYSTTYNAGIAVDTPVYRVVYLGFGFEAIDNAADRAQLMQKSVLWLQRDLTDTPDGPVPVALRLDQNQPNPFNPKTVIRYALPSAGDANLSVYDASGRHLRVLIDGPQAAGQNEVVWDGKDDAGNTLPSGVYFYSLRSAEAQQTRKMLLLK; via the coding sequence ATGTCGGGCCGTTATGACGGTACTGAGTTCAATTCCATTCGCTACCTGAGCAACTCGAGCGGCGGCCTGGGCAGTTGCCCTGACGGCCTCGCCCGCATCTCGTACTACGGCGCCAGCGCGTTCCCGACCCTCGTCTGGCAGGGCACCAATGTCCTGGTGGGCGCGGGCACGGACGTGATCGACGGCGGTCCGTACGACGCGATCGTCCAGTCCATGCTCCCCGACGCCACGCCCTGGGTGGTGGAGATCACGGACTTCGACCTCGGCGTGAGCCCCTACGTGACCACGCGCATCGCCCTCGAGGACGATGTCGCCGACATCACCGGGCACGTCGTGCACGTCTGCCTGATCGAGAACGATTGCCTGTACTCCGGCGACTACGAGCAGGATGTGCTGCGCGACATCGTGGACGACATCGCGATCACGATCGACGGCAACGGCCAGGAGCAGACCCACACGGCGAACTTCACGCTGGATCCGAGCTGGAACACGGCCAACATGCGCATCATCGCCTTCCTGCAGCGTGACTCGGACAAGGTCATCCTGCAGTCGTGCAACTCCGTGCCCACGGGCCCGTACGCGTTCCGCTACTACTCGCTCGGCGAGCGCGTGGTGGTGGACAGCGGCAGCCACCAGTTCGACGAGTTCGCGCTGTTCAACATGGGCGACTCCTCCGACACCTACGACCTGGCCCTCGACACGAGCGGCATGCCCGGCGACTGGAACGCCTACTTCACCGACGGCGTGAACAACTACACGTCGCTGCCGGTGAACCTGGCGGCCGGCGCCCGCGCGAGCTTCAACGTGGTCGTGGAGACCGGCTCGAGCGGTGGCGGCGCGGTAGCGCTCACGATCCACAGCCAGGGTGACGGCACCGATCGTCAGGTGAAGTACTCGGTCATCACCGCCGACACGGAGATCTTGCTGGTGGACGACGACGGCGCCGAGAGCTTCGAGAGCGATTACTACGGGCCGGCGCTGGACACGACGGGCCGCAGCTACGCGATCTGGGACCGCGGCAGCGCCGCGCTGAGCGCGGGCATCCTGTCGAACTTCAGCGTCGTGGTCTGGGACGTCGGCTTCGCCTTCCCCACCCTCGATGACGCCGATCGCGCGGCGCTCGGCGCCTACCTCGACGGTGGCGGCGCGCTGTTCATCAGCGGTCAGGACGTGGGCTGGGACAGCAACGACCAGGGCGGTGCGGCGCTGGTCTGGTACCACGACTACCTGCACGCGAACTTCGTCGCCGACGACACCAACGACTACACGATCGACGGTGTGGCGGGCGACTTCATCACCGATGGCCTGGACCTCGTGATCCAGGGCGGCGATGGAGCCAACAACCAGGATTACCCGGATGCCATCGCGCCTCGTGACGCGGCGGCCCACACGATCCTGACCTATAGCACGACCTACAACGCCGGCATCGCCGTGGACACGCCGGTCTACCGCGTCGTCTACCTGGGCTTCGGCTTCGAGGCCATCGACAACGCGGCGGATCGCGCGCAGCTCATGCAGAAGTCGGTGCTCTGGCTTCAGCGCGACCTCACGGACACGCCGGACGGACCGGTGCCCGTGGCTCTGCGCCTGGACCAGAACCAGCCGAATCCCTTCAACCCGAAGACCGTCATCCGCTACGCCCTGCCCAGCGCGGGCGACGCGAACCTGTCGGTCTATGACGCGTCGGGTCGTCACCTGCGCGTGCTGATCGACGGCCCGCAGGCCGCCGGTCAGAACGAGGTTGTCTGGGACGGCAAGGACGACGCCGGCAATACGCTGCCGTCGGGCGTCTACTTCTACAGTCTGCGCAGCGCGGAGGCGCAGCAGACGAGGAAGATGCTGCTTCTGAAGTGA
- a CDS encoding thioredoxin domain-containing protein, which produces MRQPLPDAAAIAALPPDGGPEFNRLIFASSPYLRQHARNPVDWRPWGEEALAAARAADRPLFLSVGYSTCHWCHVMEHESFEDAEVAALLNAGFVCVKVDREERPDLDAVYMTATQLFTGRGGWPNSLWLTPDGRPWFAGTYFPREDRGPRQPGFLTLLAWLRQLWDERRDEVEKQADAIVAAVAQATALPAGAEAPPALSRALVDDALVALARDVDHAHGGFSGAPKFPPHQALALLLDEHARSGRADLLALVVDTLDGMARGGIHDHVGGGFHRYSTDARWFLPHFEKMLYDNAQLLPVYARASRAAGREDLADVARGIARWLLEDMRDETGGFHAALDADSEGEEGRFYLWTEAELAEQLGADEGALVARVHGCVPGGNYAEEATGRRSGGNILYLPRTIDDAAAAEGLAPAALRQRLADAHARLRAARARRVWPERDDKVLAAWNGLAIAGLARAGALLGEAEWVFAAAEAAGFVLGAMRADGRLLRSWRDGAAQLPAYLDDHAALGLGLLELHAATGDSRWLAEARALADALLADFAAPDGGFYFTGDIHESLLARGRDPFDAALPSGNGLAAQLLLRLAQTAGESRYQDAARRTLEAFAAPMDRAPRGTCTLIAALAEHLAGEGQGPGLPPLAGADGPPADSLHRPPLWVELYTDRTTVRAGASVAVTVRVAIDNGWQLGGDELAGLALRLEGEAEGLALDLPAPGGGSSAPLTGEQLLRGALQVAPDAPPGPRLLRLRLDYQACDDSRCLAPAALGLRAEITVEPQGGSGAPSP; this is translated from the coding sequence ATGCGCCAGCCCCTGCCCGACGCCGCGGCCATCGCCGCCCTGCCGCCGGATGGCGGTCCCGAGTTCAACCGCCTGATCTTCGCGTCGAGTCCCTACCTGCGCCAGCACGCGCGCAATCCCGTGGACTGGCGGCCCTGGGGCGAGGAGGCCCTCGCCGCGGCGCGCGCCGCGGATCGACCCCTCTTCCTCTCCGTGGGCTACTCCACCTGCCACTGGTGCCACGTGATGGAGCACGAGTCCTTCGAGGACGCGGAGGTGGCCGCGCTGCTGAACGCCGGATTCGTCTGCGTGAAGGTGGACCGGGAGGAGCGCCCCGACCTCGACGCGGTCTACATGACCGCCACGCAGCTCTTCACCGGCCGCGGCGGCTGGCCCAACTCGCTCTGGCTCACGCCCGACGGCCGCCCCTGGTTCGCCGGCACCTACTTCCCGCGCGAGGACCGCGGGCCGCGGCAGCCGGGCTTCCTGACGCTGCTCGCCTGGCTGCGCCAGCTCTGGGACGAGCGCCGCGACGAGGTGGAGAAGCAGGCCGACGCGATCGTCGCGGCCGTCGCCCAGGCCACCGCGCTGCCGGCCGGCGCCGAGGCGCCGCCCGCGCTCTCCCGCGCCCTGGTGGACGACGCGCTCGTGGCACTGGCGCGCGACGTCGATCATGCACACGGGGGTTTTTCGGGCGCGCCCAAGTTCCCGCCACACCAGGCGCTGGCCCTGCTGCTGGACGAGCACGCGCGCAGCGGTCGCGCGGACCTGCTCGCCCTCGTGGTGGACACCCTCGACGGCATGGCCCGCGGGGGCATCCACGATCACGTGGGCGGCGGCTTCCACCGCTACAGCACCGACGCGCGCTGGTTTCTGCCCCACTTCGAGAAGATGCTCTACGACAACGCGCAGCTGCTGCCCGTGTATGCGCGGGCCTCGCGCGCCGCGGGGCGTGAAGACCTCGCCGACGTGGCGCGGGGCATCGCGCGCTGGCTGCTCGAGGACATGCGCGACGAGACCGGCGGCTTCCACGCCGCCCTCGACGCCGACAGCGAGGGCGAGGAGGGCCGCTTCTACCTGTGGACCGAGGCCGAGCTGGCGGAGCAGCTGGGCGCGGACGAGGGCGCGCTCGTGGCGCGCGTGCACGGCTGCGTGCCCGGCGGCAACTACGCCGAGGAGGCCACGGGGCGGCGGAGCGGCGGGAACATCCTCTACCTGCCCCGGACGATCGATGACGCCGCCGCGGCCGAGGGGCTCGCGCCCGCCGCGCTGCGGCAGCGGCTGGCCGACGCGCATGCGCGGCTGCGCGCGGCGCGGGCGCGGCGCGTCTGGCCCGAGCGCGACGACAAGGTGCTCGCCGCCTGGAACGGCCTGGCCATCGCGGGACTTGCGCGGGCGGGAGCGCTGCTGGGCGAGGCGGAGTGGGTCTTCGCCGCGGCGGAGGCGGCGGGGTTCGTGCTGGGCGCCATGCGCGCGGACGGCCGCCTGCTCCGCAGCTGGCGCGACGGCGCCGCCCAGCTGCCGGCCTACCTCGACGACCACGCCGCCCTCGGCCTGGGCCTGCTGGAGCTGCACGCGGCGACGGGCGACTCGCGCTGGCTCGCCGAGGCGCGCGCGCTGGCCGACGCGCTGCTCGCGGACTTCGCCGCGCCCGACGGCGGGTTCTACTTCACCGGCGACATCCACGAGTCGCTGCTCGCGCGCGGCCGCGATCCCTTCGACGCGGCGCTGCCCTCGGGCAACGGCCTCGCCGCCCAGCTCTTGCTGCGCCTGGCGCAGACGGCCGGCGAATCCCGCTACCAGGACGCCGCCCGGCGCACCCTCGAGGCCTTCGCCGCGCCCATGGACCGCGCGCCGCGCGGCACCTGCACGCTCATCGCCGCCCTTGCCGAGCATCTCGCCGGCGAGGGCCAGGGTCCCGGCCTGCCGCCGCTCGCCGGCGCGGACGGCCCGCCGGCGGACAGCCTGCACCGCCCGCCGCTCTGGGTGGAGCTGTACACCGACCGAACGACCGTTCGTGCGGGCGCGTCGGTCGCTGTCACCGTGCGCGTTGCGATCGACAACGGCTGGCAGCTCGGCGGCGACGAACTCGCCGGCCTGGCCCTGCGCCTCGAGGGCGAGGCGGAGGGGCTGGCGCTCGACCTGCCCGCCCCCGGGGGCGGGTCGTCGGCGCCGCTCACCGGAGAGCAGCTGCTGCGCGGCGCGCTGCAGGTGGCGCCGGACGCGCCGCCCGGCCCGCGGCTGCTGCGCCTGCGTCTCGACTACCAGGCCTGCGACGACTCGCGCTGCCTCGCGCCGGCGGCCCTCGGCCTGCGCGCGGAGATCACCGTGGAACCCCAGGGGGGTTCCGGAGCGCCAAGTCCCTGA
- a CDS encoding DUF971 domain-containing protein yields MAQQVGNTPKSIRRHGEHDVEIVWADGHTSLYPARYLRLNCRCAVCVDEVSGVPLLDPASVPEDVHPVSLQLVGRYAVQPIFSDGHGTGIFSFDHLRAICPCPDCQGRA; encoded by the coding sequence ATGGCCCAGCAGGTTGGCAACACGCCCAAGAGCATCCGCCGTCATGGCGAGCACGACGTGGAGATCGTCTGGGCCGACGGCCACACGAGCCTCTACCCGGCGCGCTACCTGCGCCTGAACTGCCGCTGCGCGGTCTGCGTGGACGAGGTCAGCGGCGTGCCCCTGCTGGACCCGGCCAGCGTGCCGGAGGACGTCCACCCCGTGAGCCTGCAGCTCGTGGGGCGCTACGCCGTGCAGCCGATCTTCAGCGACGGGCACGGCACGGGGATCTTCAGCTTCGACCACCTCAGGGCGATCTGCCCCTGCCCCGATTGCCAGGGGCGGGCCTGA
- a CDS encoding TVP38/TMEM64 family protein — MSRVPRGVFLKAALLPLLVLVFFLFGRSLGLGTGLGELREWIAQHGVLGGAVFLGLFALVGVSALPGLPLTLAAGALFGTLQGLVLASVGTTLGAALAFLLARHLARDYLRHRLGHRRVFKVVERWTAERGALAVALTRLFPIFPYSLLNFAFGLTQVGFWTYLFWSWLTMLPGHLFYVAGSDALAQGISSGKVPWPLVLLAAAVLVFLGLLVPWARRRLREGPGGPEPDTDEEPAAR; from the coding sequence ATGTCGCGCGTGCCGCGGGGCGTCTTCCTCAAGGCGGCGCTGCTGCCGCTGCTCGTGCTGGTCTTCTTCCTCTTCGGGCGCAGCCTGGGGCTGGGCACGGGGCTGGGCGAGCTGCGCGAGTGGATCGCGCAGCACGGGGTGCTGGGCGGGGCGGTCTTCCTGGGGCTCTTCGCGCTGGTGGGGGTGTCGGCGCTGCCCGGCCTGCCGCTCACGCTGGCGGCGGGCGCGCTCTTCGGCACGCTGCAGGGGCTGGTGCTCGCGAGCGTCGGCACCACGCTGGGGGCGGCGCTGGCCTTTCTGCTGGCGCGTCACCTGGCGCGGGACTACCTGCGTCACCGCCTGGGCCATCGCCGCGTGTTCAAGGTGGTGGAGCGCTGGACGGCCGAGCGCGGTGCGCTGGCGGTGGCGCTCACGCGGCTCTTTCCCATCTTTCCCTACAGCCTGCTGAACTTCGCCTTCGGGCTGACGCAGGTGGGCTTCTGGACCTACCTGTTCTGGTCCTGGCTCACCATGCTGCCCGGCCACCTCTTCTACGTCGCCGGCAGCGACGCGCTCGCCCAGGGGATCTCCAGCGGCAAGGTGCCCTGGCCGCTGGTGCTGCTGGCCGCGGCGGTGCTGGTCTTCCTCGGGCTGCTCGTGCCCTGGGCGCGCCGCCGCCTGCGCGAGGGGCCGGGCGGTCCCGAGCCGGACACGGACGAGGAACCCGCGGCCCGCTGA
- a CDS encoding Mrp/NBP35 family ATP-binding protein encodes MSQVTEKAVLDALRMVEDPDLRKDIVSLGFVKDLAIKGGDVRFTIELTTPACPVKDMMKNAAINAVSEIPGVTSVDVNMTAQVRGPQSGGAPAGPGHLPGIAHIVPVASGKGGVGKSTVSANLAVALAAQGARVGLMDADIYGPSIPAIMGITTAPQVSGGRILPVEQYGVKVISMGFFIEEKQAVVWRGPMLAKALDEFLGNVEWGELDYLIIDLPPGTGDVQLSLCQKLALTGAVVVSTPQDVALKVAQKAITLFEMLKTPVLGLVENMSYYVCKHCGERDDIFGNGGTRRAAEELGLAFLGDLPLATAIREHCDAGRPSAVDADSPAGQAFRTVAEQLAAQISIRTLSGELGGKIELSF; translated from the coding sequence ATGAGTCAAGTGACCGAGAAGGCCGTTCTCGACGCGCTGCGCATGGTGGAAGATCCCGACCTGCGCAAGGACATCGTCAGCCTCGGCTTCGTGAAGGATCTCGCGATCAAGGGCGGCGACGTGCGCTTCACCATCGAGCTCACCACGCCCGCCTGTCCGGTGAAGGACATGATGAAGAACGCCGCCATCAACGCGGTGAGCGAGATTCCGGGCGTGACGTCGGTGGACGTCAACATGACCGCGCAGGTGCGCGGGCCCCAGTCGGGGGGCGCGCCGGCAGGTCCCGGGCATCTGCCCGGCATCGCGCACATCGTGCCGGTGGCCAGCGGCAAGGGCGGCGTGGGCAAGAGCACCGTGTCGGCCAACCTGGCCGTGGCGCTGGCGGCGCAGGGCGCGCGGGTGGGCCTGATGGACGCGGACATCTACGGACCGAGCATTCCGGCGATCATGGGCATCACGACGGCGCCGCAGGTGTCGGGCGGGCGCATCCTGCCCGTGGAGCAGTACGGCGTGAAGGTGATCTCCATGGGCTTCTTCATCGAGGAGAAGCAGGCCGTGGTCTGGCGCGGGCCCATGCTGGCCAAGGCGCTGGACGAGTTCCTCGGCAACGTGGAGTGGGGCGAACTCGACTACCTGATCATCGACCTGCCGCCCGGCACGGGCGACGTGCAGCTCAGCCTGTGCCAGAAGCTCGCGCTGACCGGCGCGGTGGTGGTGTCGACGCCGCAGGACGTGGCGCTCAAGGTGGCGCAGAAGGCGATCACGCTCTTCGAGATGCTGAAGACGCCCGTGCTCGGCCTCGTGGAGAACATGAGCTACTACGTCTGCAAGCACTGCGGCGAGCGCGACGACATCTTCGGCAACGGCGGCACGCGCCGCGCGGCCGAGGAGCTGGGCCTGGCCTTCCTGGGCGACCTGCCCCTGGCCACGGCGATCCGCGAGCACTGCGACGCGGGCCGGCCCAGCGCGGTGGACGCCGACAGCCCCGCCGGCCAGGCCTTCCGCACGGTGGCCGAGCAGCTCGCGGCGCAGATCAGCATCCGGACGCTCAGCGGAGAGCTGGGGGGGAAGATCGAGCTCTCCTTCTAG
- a CDS encoding T9SS type A sorting domain-containing protein yields MKRFTVIALATALVLVMAASAMARPTGPAERIYQRLGSEVLRDQAAQPNVSVREDTLFLFAASGDGSFGSPGTDDRGFTFDYNGDCAAAGWYGHDKTSQEGNWWHLEDAHIVDGHATDMSGAGQPWTPGGGPNDYAFWCGRQDVCGWAHSDGYGNNWDQYLVIESADFADSLNLNFVMNGYYEGDVWDHFQVFIDVDGVNEEIYDNQNSAEAVLVQVNLTVLATDFPGGTFGDLTLRFSTDGAWSDEDGLFTSDIGAVWIDNVELVRDDVTIFQYDFEDGIAPTEFTPTAPPGVGDFADLYQGLFTEDICVTNVTCAWAFFDLNTTNPEYPIPVTIYGPPYLDNDVRSPVLESAHPAGDPSGQSVVVSADTQVWLTYWVYYDLPQNALIYQSWGVAAQVVGSPCLGVYKNDNTVYFGDDKQWFDTQWNVTQYVAESAQGGTVNGIGVALNAVDMCPFWCNTNGDGTGHTPAPYFDVVRVMLINASAVAWDVSTFDRFQDNFPEAGTGKVRIDSCNDVGPIAGSTVVIGDSTMVELNMDLLGGIKTTFNGDAGENRPEFYLWFRVPSGPHAGTPVAAMADPDGSDGIFSPWTGLQSFAGESWGTMQADSAVTQGNITLGKYAFDFADNYFEPGDVIEFFYRAEAVDGTISTRPAWAMSTDPALRSTYVVRCLPTAGASMLFCDDANGAYFWWDEAFRYNGYTGYDTYLTQAPSSGLENGLGGRAEIGDLDQYDVIVWDSGGVPSGAITTAADDKTHDDELLTDFMENSTHDTYLWVMGDLIANDLGNGEPFLSDVLGASLLSATQYYDDFTGNLVPKTVATHPALEVGGLTPYFWVDGGCPSLDNFSAVAPSGNPLSVESHAWEDDGGTAMVAGIFNRDPDGNGLATSAGGHLNHVLFNPFSYVRVRDAGFGLGNNFDYARRMVGDVLSNLFSYQPNTSPDGVDTVPAHSALRGNYPNPFNPTTTIKFALATNEHVHLNVYDLSGRLVRTLVDEPMVAADHEVLWDGKDQGGSRAASGVYFYKLTAGDFTATEKMVLLK; encoded by the coding sequence ATGAAGCGATTCACCGTCATTGCCCTCGCGACGGCGTTGGTGCTGGTGATGGCCGCCTCCGCGATGGCTCGTCCGACCGGGCCCGCGGAGCGCATCTACCAGCGCCTGGGCTCGGAGGTCCTGCGCGATCAGGCCGCTCAGCCCAACGTCAGCGTCCGCGAGGACACGCTTTTCCTCTTTGCCGCTTCCGGAGATGGCTCCTTCGGCTCGCCGGGGACCGATGATCGCGGCTTTACCTTCGACTACAACGGCGACTGCGCCGCAGCCGGCTGGTATGGTCACGACAAGACGTCCCAGGAGGGCAACTGGTGGCATCTGGAGGACGCCCACATCGTCGATGGCCACGCCACCGACATGTCCGGCGCCGGCCAGCCCTGGACGCCCGGCGGCGGCCCGAACGACTACGCCTTCTGGTGCGGTCGTCAGGACGTCTGCGGCTGGGCCCACAGCGACGGCTACGGCAACAACTGGGACCAGTATCTCGTCATCGAGAGCGCCGACTTCGCCGACAGCCTGAATCTCAACTTCGTGATGAACGGCTACTACGAAGGCGACGTCTGGGATCACTTCCAGGTCTTCATCGACGTGGATGGAGTCAACGAAGAGATCTACGACAACCAGAACTCCGCCGAGGCCGTGCTGGTGCAGGTCAACTTGACCGTGCTGGCGACGGACTTCCCCGGCGGCACCTTCGGCGACCTGACGCTGCGCTTCTCGACGGACGGCGCCTGGTCTGACGAGGACGGCCTGTTCACGTCGGACATCGGCGCGGTCTGGATCGACAACGTCGAGCTGGTGCGCGACGACGTCACGATCTTCCAGTACGACTTCGAAGACGGCATCGCGCCGACGGAGTTCACGCCCACCGCGCCTCCCGGCGTGGGCGACTTCGCCGACCTGTACCAGGGCCTGTTCACCGAGGACATCTGCGTGACCAACGTGACCTGCGCCTGGGCCTTCTTCGACCTGAACACGACCAACCCGGAATACCCCATTCCCGTCACGATCTACGGCCCGCCCTACCTGGACAACGACGTCCGCAGCCCGGTGCTCGAGAGCGCGCACCCGGCCGGCGATCCCAGCGGGCAGTCGGTGGTCGTCTCCGCGGACACCCAGGTCTGGCTGACCTACTGGGTCTACTACGACCTGCCGCAGAACGCCCTGATCTATCAGAGCTGGGGCGTGGCGGCGCAGGTCGTGGGCAGCCCCTGCCTCGGCGTCTACAAGAACGACAACACCGTCTACTTCGGCGACGACAAGCAGTGGTTCGACACCCAGTGGAACGTCACGCAGTACGTGGCCGAGTCCGCCCAGGGCGGCACGGTCAACGGCATCGGCGTGGCGCTGAACGCCGTGGACATGTGCCCGTTCTGGTGCAACACGAACGGTGACGGCACCGGCCACACGCCGGCGCCCTACTTCGACGTGGTGCGCGTGATGCTCATCAACGCCTCGGCCGTGGCCTGGGACGTGAGCACGTTCGACCGCTTCCAGGACAACTTCCCCGAGGCGGGCACGGGCAAGGTGCGCATCGACAGCTGCAACGACGTGGGTCCCATCGCGGGCAGCACCGTGGTGATCGGCGACTCGACGATGGTCGAGCTCAACATGGACCTGCTCGGCGGCATCAAGACCACCTTCAACGGCGACGCCGGCGAAAACCGGCCGGAGTTCTACCTCTGGTTCCGCGTTCCCAGCGGACCGCACGCCGGCACGCCGGTGGCGGCCATGGCGGACCCGGACGGCAGCGACGGAATCTTCTCGCCCTGGACCGGCCTCCAGTCCTTCGCGGGCGAGTCGTGGGGTACGATGCAGGCCGACTCGGCCGTGACGCAGGGGAACATCACGCTGGGCAAGTACGCGTTCGACTTCGCGGACAACTACTTCGAGCCCGGCGACGTGATCGAGTTCTTCTATCGCGCCGAGGCCGTGGACGGGACCATTTCCACGCGGCCGGCCTGGGCGATGTCCACCGACCCGGCGCTGCGCAGCACCTACGTCGTGCGCTGTCTGCCCACCGCGGGCGCCAGCATGCTGTTCTGCGACGACGCCAACGGCGCCTACTTCTGGTGGGACGAAGCCTTCCGCTACAACGGATACACCGGCTACGACACCTACCTGACCCAGGCGCCGAGTTCGGGTCTGGAGAACGGCCTCGGCGGCCGCGCCGAGATCGGTGACCTCGACCAGTACGACGTGATCGTGTGGGACAGCGGCGGCGTGCCGAGCGGTGCCATCACCACGGCGGCCGACGACAAGACCCACGACGACGAGCTCCTGACCGACTTCATGGAGAACTCGACGCACGACACGTACCTGTGGGTGATGGGCGACCTCATCGCCAACGACCTGGGCAACGGCGAGCCGTTCCTGTCGGACGTGCTGGGCGCGAGCCTCCTGTCGGCCACCCAGTACTACGACGACTTCACCGGCAACCTGGTGCCCAAGACCGTGGCCACGCATCCGGCGCTGGAAGTCGGCGGCCTGACGCCCTACTTCTGGGTGGACGGCGGCTGCCCCAGCCTGGACAACTTCTCGGCCGTCGCGCCGAGCGGCAACCCGCTCAGCGTGGAGAGCCACGCGTGGGAGGATGACGGCGGCACCGCGATGGTGGCCGGCATCTTCAACCGCGACCCGGACGGCAACGGCCTGGCCACCAGCGCCGGCGGACACCTGAACCACGTGCTGTTCAATCCGTTCAGCTACGTGCGCGTCCGCGACGCCGGCTTCGGCCTGGGCAACAACTTCGACTACGCGCGGAGGATGGTGGGCGACGTGCTCTCCAACCTCTTCAGCTACCAGCCCAACACGTCGCCGGATGGTGTGGACACCGTGCCCGCCCACTCGGCGCTGCGGGGCAACTACCCGAACCCCTTCAATCCAACGACCACGATCAAGTTCGCCCTCGCGACGAACGAGCACGTGCACCTGAACGTCTACGACCTGAGCGGCCGTCTGGTCCGCACGCTCGTTGACGAGCCCATGGTGGCGGCGGATCACGAAGTCCTGTGGGATGGCAAGGACCAGGGCGGCAGCCGTGCGGCCAGCGGCGTGTACTTCTACAAGCTGACGGCCGGCGACTTCACCGCCACGGAGAAGATGGTGCTCCTGAAGTAG
- a CDS encoding CDGSH iron-sulfur domain-containing protein — protein sequence MADPKIAEKRPAVMDLPAGTHAWCACGESKNQPFCDGAHKSTPFRPFIFTTDEPKKVALCQCKRTGGVPFCDGAHKEL from the coding sequence ATGGCCGACCCGAAGATCGCCGAGAAGCGTCCCGCCGTCATGGACCTGCCCGCCGGCACGCACGCCTGGTGCGCCTGCGGCGAGTCCAAGAACCAGCCCTTCTGCGACGGCGCCCACAAGTCGACGCCCTTCCGGCCCTTCATCTTCACCACCGACGAGCCCAAGAAGGTCGCCCTCTGCCAGTGCAAGCGGACGGGCGGCGTGCCCTTCTGCGACGGCGCGCACAAGGAACTCTAG